In Aegilops tauschii subsp. strangulata cultivar AL8/78 chromosome 3, Aet v6.0, whole genome shotgun sequence, one genomic interval encodes:
- the LOC141020961 gene encoding uncharacterized protein: MGFTREFMEVQAHGNTKLHVIHTNDLHKAATTIEQYERHLEFEHHKIIRVDVEYTNDVGEDQKPALVQLSVGKDHLVLLFQLSAAVKNCTRFDNFLADPRYTFAGFSIDGDIEMLGRVGLEIAHFVDIQKEWRVPTATKPLDSLGDVSGILVHEYYNNMKKKLTNAEHQRWARMPLSMRHIEYAAKDAYAAYEIWSRLTIQEGLRRAKLEKEQSRKRARSWGDYDY; encoded by the coding sequence TGATCCACACCAACGACTTGCACAAGGCGGCGACCACCATCGAGCAGTACGAGCGACACCTCGAATTCGAGCACCACAAGATCATCAGAGTTGATGTGGAGTACACGAACGACGTTGGCGAAGATCAGAAACCGGCCCTCGTCCAGCTCTCCGTCGGCAAGGATCATCTGGTGCTGCTCTTCCAACTGAGCGCCGCCGTCAAGAACTGCACCAGGTTCGACAACTTCCTCGCCGACCCCAGATACACGTTTGCTGGCTTCTCCATCGACGGCGACATAGAGATGCTCGGCCGCGTCGGACTGGAGATCGCCCACTTCGTCGACATCCAGAAGGAATGGAGGGTGCCTACAGCTACCAAGCCTTTGGACTCCCTTGGGGATGTCTCAGGCATCCTTGTCCATGAGTACTACAACAACATGAAGAAGAAGCTCACCAACGCAGAGCACCAGCGCTGGGCACGCATGCCACTGTCCATGAGGCACATCGAGTACGCGGCAAAAGATGCTTACGCTGCGTACGAGATATGGAGCCGTCTCACCATCCAGGAAGGCCTCCGCCGGGCAAAACTCGAGAAGGAGCAGTCCAGGAAGCGTGCAAGGTCCTGGGGCGACTACGACTACTAA
- the LOC141042811 gene encoding uncharacterized protein, translating to MGFTREFMEVQAHGNTKLHVIHTNELHKAATTIEQYERHLQFEHHKIIGVDVKYTNDHGEDQKPALVQLSVGKDHLVLLFQLSAADKNCTKFDNFLADPRYTFVGFSIDGDIEMLGRVGLEITHFVDIQEEWKVPTATKPLDSLGDVSGILVHDVELTNAERSRWACMPLSMRHIECVAKDAYAAYEIWSSLTIIQEGLRRAKLVKEQTRKRARSCGDYDY from the coding sequence ATGGGATTCACCAGGGAATTCATGGAGGTGCAGGCCCACGGCAACACAAAGTTGCACGTGATCCACACCAACGAATTGCACAAGGCGGCGACCACCATTGAGCAGTACGAGCGACACCTCCAGTTCGAGCACCACAAGATCATCGGAGTTGATGTGAAGTACACCAACGACCATGGCGAAGATCAGAAACCCGCCCTCGTCCAGCTCTCCGTCGGCAAGGATCATCTAGTGCTGCTCTTCCAACTAAGCGCGGCCGACAAGAACTGCACCAAGTTCGACAACTTCCTCGCGGACCCCAGGTACACGTTTGTTGGCTTCTCCATTGACGGCGACATAGAGATGCTCGGCCGCGTCGGACTGGAGATCACCCACTTCGTCGACATCCAGGAGGAATGGAAGGTGCCTACAGCTACCAAGCCTCTGGACTCCCTTGGGGACGTCTCAGGCATCCTTGTCCATGACGTAGAGCTCACCAACGCAGAACGCAGCCGCTGGGCGTGCATGCCCCTGTCCATGAGGCACATCGAGTGCGTGGCAAAGGACGCTTACGCTGCGTACGAGATATGGAGCAGCCTCACCATCATCCAGGAAGGGCTGCGCCGGGCAAAACTCGTCAAGGAGCAGACCAGGAAGCGCGCTAGGTCCTGTGGCGACTACGACTACTga